In the genome of Scylla paramamosain isolate STU-SP2022 chromosome 49, ASM3559412v1, whole genome shotgun sequence, one region contains:
- the LOC135095460 gene encoding uncharacterized protein LOC135095460 — MLDDDDDDWLGYDPHPHTPATTTTTTTYLSPHHRSPPAPHHHHHHAPRPASPPRGRSRQVESPVRGAPPPARHLSPDAREKFRSLERWGAPPSHTPPPWEGSTPPPRHAPRAHSPVRGRSPTREWRGARQRSPEREQQYQRARSMHDLSGRRGAGAPPP; from the exons atgatgacgatgatgactgGCTGGGCTACgacccccacccccacacccccgccaccaccaccaccaccaccacctacctgtCCCCCCACCATCGCTCGCCCCCtgccccccaccaccaccaccaccatgccccCCGACCAGCCAGCCCCCCCAGAGGCCGCTCCCGACAGGTGGAGTCCCCCGTGCGAGGCGCGCCGCCCCCCGCCAGACACCTGTCCCCC GACGCCCGTGAAAAGTTCCGCTCCCTGGAGCGTTGGGGCGCGCCGCCCTCCCACACCCCGCCCCCATGGGAGGGCTCCacgcccccgccccgccacgcgCCCCGCGCCCACAGCCCGGTGCGGGGCCGCAGCCCCACCAGGGAGTGGCGAGGTGCGCGGCAGCGGTCCCCGGAGCGCGAGCAGCAGTACCAGCGCGCCCGCTCCATGCATGACCTGTCGGGGCGGCGCGGGGCCGGCGCCCCCCCACCCTGA